Proteins from a genomic interval of Clostridium scatologenes:
- the mce gene encoding methylmalonyl-CoA epimerase, whose product MFNVLKVDHIGIAVKDLEVAKEFYTKKLGMEVNGEEVIDSQHVKVCFIPSGDSELELLESTSIDGPIAKFIEKNGQGIQHIAINVDNIENALADLKAKDVRLIDEVPRYGAGGASIAFVHPKSTGGILLELTQRK is encoded by the coding sequence AAGTAGATCATATTGGAATTGCTGTAAAAGACTTAGAAGTTGCTAAAGAGTTTTATACTAAAAAATTAGGTATGGAAGTAAATGGAGAAGAAGTAATTGACTCGCAACATGTTAAAGTTTGCTTTATTCCTAGTGGTGATAGTGAATTAGAACTTCTTGAGTCTACATCAATAGATGGTCCAATTGCTAAATTCATTGAAAAAAATGGTCAAGGAATTCAGCATATTGCTATTAATGTAGATAACATTGAAAATGCTTTAGCTGATCTGAAAGCTAAAGATGTTAGACTAATCGATGAGGTTCCACGTTATGGTGCTGGTGGTGCAAGTATTGCTTTTGTTCATCCTAAATCTACTGGTGGTATTTTACTGGAATTAACACAACGTAAATAA
- a CDS encoding acyl-CoA carboxylase subunit beta: MAIDKIKELHELKYKISLGGGEKRISKQHALGKLTARERINLLLDESSFIEIDGFVKHRCTDFGMETKEAPGEGVVTGYGTVNGRIVYVFAQDFTVMGGSLGEMHAKKISKVLDLAMKVGAPVIGMNDSGGARIQEGVDALSGYGEIFYRNAIASGVIPQISVIMGPCAGGAVYSPALTDFIFMVDKTSQMFLTGPQVIKTVTGEEVTAEELGGAKVHNSISGVAHFMAKNEEECIKEIRRLLSFLPSNNLETAPIVSTEDDPNRIEDKLNSILPENLRKPYNMLEIIKTIVDDGDFMNVQSKFAKNVITGFARLNGSSIGIVANQPKELAGCLNINASDKIARFIRTCDAFNIPILTLVDVPGCLPGLKQEYGGVIRHGAKVLYAYSEATVPKITVIIRKGYGGSYDAMGSKELGADIVYAWPQAEIAVMGPEGAASVIFKKDINNSENPEQTRIEKIQEYKDKLVTPYIAASRGFIDDVIEPSTTRPMLVNALKMLSNKKETRPFKKHGNLPL; the protein is encoded by the coding sequence ATGGCTATTGATAAGATTAAAGAGTTACATGAACTAAAATATAAGATATCACTAGGCGGAGGAGAAAAAAGAATAAGTAAGCAGCATGCATTAGGTAAACTTACAGCAAGAGAAAGAATTAATCTTTTACTAGATGAGTCAAGCTTTATTGAAATAGATGGATTTGTAAAGCATAGATGTACAGACTTTGGTATGGAAACTAAAGAGGCACCTGGAGAAGGCGTAGTTACAGGTTATGGTACAGTAAATGGTAGAATTGTATATGTATTTGCACAAGACTTTACTGTAATGGGTGGTTCTTTAGGAGAAATGCATGCTAAGAAAATAAGTAAAGTGCTAGATTTGGCCATGAAAGTTGGGGCTCCAGTGATTGGCATGAATGATTCAGGTGGAGCTAGAATACAAGAAGGGGTAGATGCATTATCAGGGTATGGAGAAATATTCTATAGAAATGCAATAGCTTCAGGAGTTATACCTCAAATATCTGTTATCATGGGACCATGTGCAGGAGGAGCAGTATATTCTCCAGCTCTTACAGACTTTATATTTATGGTAGATAAAACTAGTCAAATGTTTCTAACAGGACCTCAGGTTATAAAGACAGTTACAGGTGAAGAAGTGACAGCAGAAGAATTAGGAGGAGCCAAGGTACATAATAGTATAAGCGGCGTGGCTCATTTTATGGCTAAGAATGAAGAAGAGTGCATAAAAGAGATAAGAAGATTACTTAGCTTCTTACCATCAAATAATCTAGAGACTGCACCAATAGTATCAACAGAGGATGATCCAAATAGAATAGAAGATAAGCTAAATAGTATATTACCAGAGAATCTAAGAAAGCCTTATAATATGTTAGAAATCATAAAAACAATAGTTGATGACGGAGATTTCATGAATGTACAATCAAAATTTGCTAAAAATGTTATAACAGGTTTTGCAAGACTAAATGGTTCAAGCATTGGAATTGTAGCAAACCAACCAAAGGAATTAGCTGGCTGTCTTAATATAAATGCATCAGATAAAATTGCAAGATTTATTAGAACATGTGATGCGTTTAATATACCTATACTTACCTTAGTTGATGTGCCAGGATGTCTACCAGGATTAAAACAAGAATATGGTGGAGTCATAAGACATGGAGCTAAAGTGTTATATGCTTATTCAGAAGCAACTGTTCCAAAGATTACAGTTATTATAAGAAAAGGATATGGTGGATCATATGATGCAATGGGAAGCAAAGAATTAGGAGCTGATATTGTATACGCATGGCCTCAAGCGGAGATAGCTGTAATGGGACCAGAAGGAGCCGCTAGTGTAATATTTAAAAAAGACATAAATAATTCAGAAAATCCTGAACAAACTAGGATTGAGAAAATTCAAGAATACAAGGATAAATTAGTAACCCCTTATATTGCAGCAAGTAGGGGATTTATTGATGATGTAATAGAACCATCAACTACAAGACCAATGCTAGTAAATGCACTTAAAATGCTTTCAAATAAGAAAGAAACAAGACCATTTAAAAAACATGGTAACTTACCGTTATAA